One stretch of Euphorbia lathyris chromosome 7, ddEupLath1.1, whole genome shotgun sequence DNA includes these proteins:
- the LOC136235712 gene encoding probable 1-acylglycerol-3-phosphate O-acyltransferase, giving the protein MNLFRLRVSSSVSKMAEQLGSSAATTTTPTSTSTSTATNSKSSWAKTRSLWPSVLRWIPTSTERIIDAEKRLLSVVKTPYVQEQVNIGSGPPGSKVRWFRSESNEPRFLNTVTFDSKEDSPTLVMVHGYAASQGFFFRNFDALASRFKVIAVDQLGWGGSSRPDFTCKSTEETETWFIDSFEEWRKAKNLSNFILLGHSFGGYVAAKYALKHPEHVQHLILVGPAGFSSESEAKSEWLTRFRATWKGAVLNHLWESNFTPQKVVRGLGPWGPDLVRRYTNARFGVHSNGEVLTEEESKLLTDYVYHTLAAKASGELCLKYIFSFGAFARMPLLQSASEWKVPTTFIYGYQDWMNYQGAQEARKQMKVPCEIIRVPQGGHFVFIDNPNLFHSAVFHACRRFISSDPDNQSFPEGLTSV; this is encoded by the exons ATGAACTTGTTTCGCCTGCGAGTATCTAGTTCCGTATCCAAAATGGCCGAACAACTCGGATCTTCTGCAGCCACCACAACAACTCcaacatcaacatcaacatcaacagcaacaaattcaaaatcatcatGGGCCAAAACTAGATCTCTTTGGCCCTCTGTTCTACGCTGGATTCCCACCTCCACCGAACGCATCATCGACGCCGAAAAGCGCCTTCTCTCTGTAGTCAA GACGCCATATGTCCAGGAGCAAGTTAATATTGGCTCAGGACCGCCTGGGTCCAAAGTTAGGTGGTTTCGTTCTGAAAGCAATGAGCCACGGTTCCTTAACACGGTTACCTTTGATAGCAAAGAGGATTCGCCCACTCTTGTTATGGTCCATGGATATGCTGCTTCTCAAGGATTTTTCTTTCGGAATTTTGATGCTCTAGCTAGCCGTTTCAAGGTCATAGCTGTTGATCAGCTAGG CTGGGGTGGATCAAGTAGACCGGATTTTACATGCAAAAGCACCGAAG AGACTGAGACATGGTTCATTGATTCATTTGAGGAGTGGCGAAAAGCAAAAAATCTCAGTAACTTCATATTACTTGGGCATTCTTTTGGAGGATATGTTGCAGCCAAATATGCTCTCAAG CATCCAGAGCACGTTCAGCATTTGATATTAGTGGGACCTGCTGGATTCTCATCAGAATCAGAGGCCAAGTCTGAGTGGCTTACTCGGTTTAGAGCTACATGGAAAGGAGCAGTTCTGAATCATCTATGGGAGTCTAATTTTACTCCTCAGAAGGTTGTTAG AGGCTTAGGCCCCTGGGGTCCAGATCTTGTACGCAGGTATACAAATGCTAGATTTGGTGTACATTCAAACGGAGAGGTATTAACTGAGGAGGAGTCCAAATTGTTAACAG ATTATGTGTACCATACTTTAGCAGCGAAAGCTAGTGGAGAACTTTGCTTGAAATACATCTTTTCTTTTGGAGCATTTGCTCGAATGCCCCTTTTGCAAAG TGCATCAGAGTGGAAAGTGCCAACAACATTCATATATGGGTATCAAGATTGGATGAACTATCAAGGAGCCCAAGAAGCTCGCAAGCAAATGAAGGTCCCATGTGAAATCATCAGGGTTCCCCAg GGAGGGCACTTTGTATTTATAGACAATCCGAATTTGTTTCACTCGGCTGTGTTTCATGCTTGTCGGAGGTTTATCTCGTCTGATCCTGATAACCAATCCTTTCCTGAAGGTTTGACCTCAGTGTAG